Proteins encoded in a region of the Bradyrhizobium sp. CB3481 genome:
- the egtD gene encoding L-histidine N(alpha)-methyltransferase, giving the protein MNVHAAALAQTQFDEQTSAFAGDVIENLSKFPKRLSPKYFYDAAGSELFEQITVLPEYYPTRTELGILRSRGDEIASIIPKGAALVEFGAGATTKVRLLLQRCKFSAYVPVDISGDFLSAQAGGLRKDFPDLGVYPVAADFTAPFTLPAEIEGLPKVGFFPGSTLGNFEPHEARAFLRSARDILGDGAQMIIGVDLEKNERVLYDAYNDAAGVTAKFNLNVLVRINRELGGNFDVSGFMHRSVYNRERHRIEMHLIAKKAQTVRIMGRNFSFRPGESIHTESSYKYSLERFTALACESAWSVRESWTDRDQMFSVHALVASD; this is encoded by the coding sequence ATGAATGTGCACGCCGCCGCTTTGGCCCAGACGCAGTTCGATGAGCAGACCTCCGCCTTCGCTGGCGACGTGATCGAGAACCTGTCGAAATTTCCAAAACGCCTGTCGCCGAAATATTTCTACGACGCGGCAGGCTCCGAGTTGTTCGAGCAGATCACGGTGCTGCCGGAATATTATCCGACGCGCACCGAGCTCGGCATCCTGCGCAGCCGCGGCGACGAGATCGCCTCCATCATTCCGAAGGGCGCGGCGCTGGTGGAATTCGGCGCCGGCGCGACCACCAAGGTTCGCCTCCTGCTGCAGCGTTGCAAATTCAGCGCCTATGTCCCGGTCGACATTTCCGGCGATTTCCTGAGCGCGCAGGCCGGCGGCTTGCGCAAGGATTTTCCCGACCTCGGCGTCTATCCGGTCGCCGCCGATTTCACCGCGCCGTTCACCCTGCCCGCCGAGATCGAAGGGCTGCCCAAGGTCGGCTTCTTTCCGGGATCGACACTTGGCAATTTCGAACCGCACGAAGCGCGCGCGTTCCTGCGCAGCGCGCGCGACATCCTGGGTGACGGCGCGCAGATGATCATCGGCGTCGATCTCGAGAAGAATGAGCGTGTGCTGTATGACGCCTACAATGACGCCGCCGGCGTCACTGCGAAATTCAATCTCAATGTGCTGGTCCGCATCAACCGCGAGCTCGGCGGCAATTTCGATGTTTCCGGCTTCATGCACCGCTCGGTCTATAACCGCGAGCGGCACCGCATCGAGATGCACCTGATCGCCAAGAAGGCGCAGACGGTACGTATCATGGGACGGAATTTTTCATTCCGTCCCGGCGAAAGCATCCATACCGAGTCGAGCTACAAATACAGCCTCGAGCGTTTCACCGCGTTGGCATGCGAGTCGGCCTGGTCGGTGCGGGAATCCTGGACCGACCGCGACCAGATGTTCTCCGTTCACGCGCTTGTGGCGTCGGACTGA
- the egtB gene encoding ergothioneine biosynthesis protein EgtB: protein MTKPVAAAEYAPSAPSLFSDSGALAQNLVDAYLAVRGETERRTAPLSPEDQLIQSMPDASPAKWHRAHTTWFFEQFLLGEHCEGYQPFHPDYAFLFNSYYVSAGPRHARHARGHLTRPSADEVTAYRRHVDAAVVKFFHSTSDEQLAKLVPLVETGLNHEQQHQELMLTDILHAFAQNPIPPAYDPSWRFPASHRGGEEWVTLNEGIHTVGHADDSFHFDNEKPAHRALVGPVRLARNLVTNGEWLAFMKDGGYGTATLWLMDGFATATNEGWQAPGHWRQVDGEWRIMTLGGLQPVDPSAPVCHVSYYEADAYARWAGRHLPTEMEWEVAARAGQLNDAFGIVWQWTRSCYSPYPGYRAIEGALGEYNGKFMVNQLVLRGSSLATPDGHSRITYRNFFYPFHRWQFTGLRLADYA from the coding sequence GTGACGAAACCAGTAGCCGCCGCCGAGTACGCGCCATCCGCCCCGTCACTTTTCTCCGATTCAGGCGCCCTCGCCCAGAATTTGGTCGACGCCTACCTCGCCGTCCGCGGCGAGACCGAGCGGCGCACCGCCCCGTTGAGCCCCGAGGACCAGCTCATCCAGTCGATGCCGGATGCCAGCCCGGCCAAGTGGCATCGCGCCCACACCACCTGGTTCTTCGAGCAATTCCTGCTTGGCGAGCATTGCGAGGGTTATCAACCCTTCCACCCGGACTACGCGTTTCTATTCAATTCCTATTATGTCAGCGCCGGCCCGCGGCATGCCCGCCACGCGCGCGGCCACCTGACCCGCCCCAGCGCCGATGAGGTCACCGCCTATCGCCGGCATGTCGATGCCGCCGTGGTGAAGTTCTTCCACAGCACCAGCGACGAGCAGCTCGCCAAATTGGTCCCGCTGGTCGAGACCGGCCTCAACCATGAGCAGCAGCACCAGGAATTGATGCTGACCGACATCCTGCACGCCTTTGCCCAGAACCCGATCCCGCCGGCCTATGATCCGTCCTGGCGTTTCCCGGCATCGCATCGCGGTGGCGAAGAATGGGTCACCCTCAACGAGGGCATCCACACCGTCGGACATGCCGACGACAGTTTCCATTTCGACAATGAAAAGCCCGCGCACCGCGCCCTCGTCGGCCCGGTCAGGCTCGCCCGCAACCTCGTCACCAATGGCGAGTGGCTGGCCTTCATGAAGGACGGCGGCTACGGCACCGCGACGCTGTGGCTGATGGACGGCTTTGCCACCGCGACCAATGAGGGCTGGCAGGCGCCCGGCCACTGGCGGCAGGTTGACGGCGAATGGCGAATTATGACGCTCGGCGGCCTGCAGCCGGTCGACCCCTCAGCTCCGGTCTGCCACGTCAGCTATTACGAGGCGGACGCCTATGCGCGCTGGGCCGGCCGCCATCTGCCGACCGAAATGGAATGGGAAGTCGCCGCCCGCGCCGGCCAGCTCAACGATGCCTTCGGCATCGTCTGGCAGTGGACCCGCAGTTGTTACTCGCCCTACCCCGGCTACCGCGCCATCGAGGGCGCGCTCGGGGAATATAACGGCAAGTTCATGGTCAATCAGTTGGTGCTGCGCGGCTCCTCGCTTGCAACCCCGGACGGCCACAGCCGTATCACCTACCGTAACTTCTTCTATCCCTTCCACCGCTGGCAGTTCACGGGGCTGCGCCTCGCCGATTACGCCTGA
- the grxD gene encoding Grx4 family monothiol glutaredoxin, producing the protein MSIEQFIDNEVKSNDVVLFMKGTPQFPQCGFSGQVVQILDHVGVGYKGLNVLESAELRNGIKEYSNWPTIPQLYVKGEFIGGCDIVREMFQAGELQQMFADKGVTLNAAASA; encoded by the coding sequence ATGAGCATCGAGCAATTCATCGACAACGAAGTGAAGTCGAACGACGTCGTGCTGTTCATGAAGGGGACGCCGCAGTTTCCGCAGTGCGGTTTTTCCGGTCAGGTGGTGCAGATCCTCGACCATGTCGGCGTCGGCTATAAGGGCCTGAACGTCCTGGAATCCGCCGAGCTTCGCAACGGCATCAAGGAATATTCCAACTGGCCGACCATTCCGCAGCTCTACGTCAAGGGCGAGTTCATCGGCGGCTGCGACATCGTCCGCGAGATGTTCCAGGCCGGTGAATTGCAGCAGATGTTCGCCGATAAGGGCGTCACCCTCAACGCGGCGGCCTCCGCCTGA
- a CDS encoding O-acetyl-ADP-ribose deacetylase, whose translation MSVSARQVGQARLEVIVADITTMRVDAIVNAANSSLLGGGGVDGAIHDAAGPELLIECRTLKGCQTGDAKITKGYRLPARHVIHAVGPIWYGGTRNEDALLASCYRRSIELCQAHSLASIAFPAISTGVFRFPADRAAKIAVNTVVDVLSSAPHLIRVVFCCFSRPSGELHQDVLDAFGSPCP comes from the coding sequence CTGAGCGTATCAGCGCGCCAGGTCGGCCAGGCGCGGCTCGAAGTCATCGTTGCCGACATCACCACAATGCGCGTTGACGCCATCGTCAACGCCGCGAACTCGTCGCTGCTTGGCGGAGGTGGTGTGGATGGGGCGATTCATGATGCAGCCGGACCCGAGCTGCTGATTGAATGTCGGACGCTGAAGGGCTGCCAGACCGGTGACGCCAAGATCACCAAAGGTTACCGGCTGCCTGCGCGACACGTGATCCATGCCGTTGGACCGATCTGGTACGGAGGTACGCGCAACGAGGATGCGCTACTCGCATCTTGCTATCGTCGCAGCATCGAGCTCTGCCAGGCGCATAGTCTTGCTTCAATTGCGTTTCCAGCCATCTCAACTGGCGTCTTCCGATTTCCGGCGGATCGGGCCGCCAAAATCGCGGTCAACACGGTGGTCGACGTGCTGTCCTCCGCGCCTCACCTGATACGCGTGGTTTTCTGCTGCTTTTCTAGGCCGAGCGGCGAATTGCATCAGGATGTCCTGGATGCCTTCGGTAGCCCTTGTCCCTGA
- a CDS encoding serine hydrolase domain-containing protein, which translates to MNPRQVLRALAVGTLLLATSPVRAEGTFDIPAGAHFNQEKLAKITDFFKNEVTTGKISGANVLIQQHGKVVYHETFGVQDVVSKAPITDKTIFRLSSLTKAITSVVAMQLVQDGKIKLDDPVSKYIPSFANMKVGVEKKAEDGTKTLELVPLERPITVLDLFRHTSGITYGFYGDSLVRKAYKEANLYAGEFDLAEFAERIAKLPLHNQPGALWQYGHSTDILARIMEIVSGKSLLEIEKEKLLDPLGMVDTNFFVTEPERLQRLAQPLPNDSDFRVGRLYRTEVRQKWESASGGMVSTMSDFSKFAQMLLNGGSFDGKTYLSPKTFELMASDHAGKDSGVARDYFYFPGDGFGMGLGLAVRTDPGNAKPPPPGSLGELKWDGASGCYMVIDRKQDLFFVVLEQTPTERQRVQRTLKQLVYEALEN; encoded by the coding sequence ATGAATCCACGTCAAGTTCTGCGCGCGCTGGCCGTTGGCACGCTGTTGCTTGCGACGTCGCCAGTCCGCGCCGAAGGCACGTTCGACATTCCGGCCGGCGCGCATTTCAACCAGGAAAAGCTCGCAAAGATCACCGACTTCTTCAAGAACGAGGTGACGACCGGCAAGATCTCTGGCGCCAACGTCCTGATTCAACAACACGGCAAGGTGGTCTATCATGAAACCTTCGGCGTGCAGGATGTCGTCTCCAAGGCGCCGATCACCGACAAGACAATCTTCCGCCTGTCGTCGCTGACCAAGGCGATCACGTCGGTCGTGGCGATGCAATTGGTCCAGGACGGCAAGATCAAGCTCGACGATCCCGTCTCGAAATACATTCCCTCCTTCGCCAACATGAAAGTCGGCGTGGAGAAGAAGGCCGAAGACGGCACCAAAACGCTCGAACTGGTGCCGCTGGAGCGGCCGATCACCGTCCTCGACCTTTTTCGTCATACCTCCGGCATCACCTACGGCTTCTATGGCGACAGCCTGGTGCGCAAGGCCTACAAAGAGGCCAACCTCTACGCCGGCGAGTTCGACCTCGCCGAATTCGCCGAGCGGATCGCCAAGCTGCCGCTACACAACCAGCCGGGCGCGCTCTGGCAATACGGACATTCCACCGACATCCTGGCGCGGATCATGGAGATCGTGTCCGGAAAATCGCTGCTTGAGATCGAGAAGGAAAAGCTGCTCGATCCGCTCGGCATGGTCGACACGAACTTCTTTGTGACCGAGCCGGAGAGGCTGCAACGTCTCGCCCAGCCGCTGCCGAACGACAGCGATTTCCGTGTCGGCCGTCTATACCGGACCGAGGTCCGGCAGAAATGGGAATCCGCCAGCGGGGGCATGGTTTCGACCATGTCGGATTTTTCGAAATTTGCGCAGATGCTGCTCAATGGCGGATCCTTTGACGGCAAGACCTATCTCAGCCCTAAGACGTTTGAGTTGATGGCATCGGATCATGCCGGCAAGGACTCCGGGGTTGCGCGGGATTATTTCTATTTTCCCGGTGATGGTTTTGGTATGGGACTTGGGCTTGCCGTGCGCACCGATCCCGGCAACGCCAAACCGCCACCGCCGGGATCACTGGGCGAGCTAAAATGGGACGGCGCCAGCGGATGCTATATGGTGATCGACCGCAAGCAGGACCTGTTCTTCGTCGTGCTCGAGCAGACGCCGACGGAGCGGCAGCGTGTCCAGCGGACCCTGAAGCAGCTAGTCTATGAAGCGCTGGAGAACTGA
- a CDS encoding serine hydrolase domain-containing protein translates to MKRWRTDGGGGRWLVAAALAVLVLFGSPDALRSEPKAADAPTFSRAALDRVGDYVRNEIATGKIPGAVLLIQQHGKLVDLECFGVRDPATKQPMTPDTIFQIYSMSKAVTSVAAMMLVEDGKLSLDDPVSKYIHAFAYAKVGVDLSDEAGKYPLKLEPLKRPITIRDLLRHTSGITYGFFGETQVQKLYADPKLYAGDYDNAEFADRIASLPLADQPGVRWNYSHSTDVLGRVIEVASGQSLFQFEKQRLFDPLGMYETEYFVAEKAKWPRIAQPYPVDRFRVAGIKDPTETRRWESGGAGLVSTASDYARFLQMLLNGGELDGKRYLKPETVALMTSDQIGPETRIIHDPFYFPGPGSGFGLGFAVRTASPPNTTWPLGEYRWDGAGGSFYFVDPVDDLLVVFMVQAPTQGGRIQLALKTIMYEALGKGLRKD, encoded by the coding sequence ATGAAGCGCTGGAGAACTGACGGCGGAGGTGGGCGCTGGCTTGTCGCGGCGGCGCTCGCGGTTCTCGTTCTATTCGGCTCGCCGGATGCGTTGCGCAGCGAGCCGAAGGCAGCAGACGCGCCAACCTTTTCGCGCGCGGCGCTCGACCGCGTCGGCGATTACGTTCGCAACGAGATCGCGACCGGCAAAATTCCTGGGGCAGTCCTGCTGATCCAGCAGCATGGCAAGTTGGTGGATCTTGAATGTTTCGGTGTTCGGGACCCTGCCACCAAGCAGCCGATGACGCCGGATACCATTTTCCAGATCTATTCGATGTCGAAGGCCGTCACCTCGGTCGCCGCGATGATGCTTGTGGAAGACGGCAAGCTGTCTCTCGACGATCCCGTCTCGAAATACATTCACGCCTTTGCGTACGCAAAAGTCGGCGTCGATCTTTCCGATGAGGCAGGAAAGTATCCGCTCAAGCTGGAACCCCTGAAGCGCCCGATCACGATCAGGGATCTGCTGCGGCACACTTCGGGCATCACTTACGGCTTCTTCGGCGAAACCCAGGTGCAGAAACTCTATGCCGATCCCAAACTCTACGCCGGCGACTACGACAACGCCGAATTTGCCGACCGGATCGCGTCACTGCCGCTCGCCGACCAGCCGGGAGTGCGTTGGAATTACAGCCATTCGACCGACGTGCTCGGCCGCGTCATCGAGGTGGCGTCGGGGCAGAGTCTATTTCAATTCGAGAAGCAGAGACTGTTCGATCCGCTCGGCATGTATGAGACCGAATACTTCGTCGCAGAGAAAGCCAAATGGCCACGCATCGCACAGCCATATCCGGTCGATCGTTTTCGCGTAGCCGGCATCAAGGATCCGACAGAGACGCGGCGCTGGGAATCCGGCGGCGCCGGCCTGGTCTCGACGGCCAGCGACTATGCCCGTTTCCTGCAGATGCTGCTGAACGGCGGCGAGCTGGACGGCAAGCGCTACCTTAAGCCCGAAACCGTCGCGCTGATGACGTCGGATCAGATCGGGCCTGAGACCAGGATCATTCACGATCCGTTCTACTTTCCTGGGCCTGGCAGCGGCTTCGGCCTTGGTTTTGCAGTACGTACCGCGTCTCCGCCCAACACCACCTGGCCACTCGGCGAATACCGCTGGGACGGGGCGGGCGGCAGCTTCTATTTCGTCGATCCCGTGGATGACCTGCTCGTTGTCTTCATGGTGCAGGCCCCGACCCAGGGTGGCCGGATTCAGCTCGCGCTGAAGACGATCATGTATGAGGCGCTTGGCAAAGGTCTGCGCAAAGACTGA
- a CDS encoding GH1 family beta-glucosidase, protein MSFKRFSRRQFGRIAGWSALGMPMLPAASGLAQTDAQSEPRNRPAPSGFPNGFLWGTATSAYQVEGAVNEDGRGPSIWDRFAHTRGTIADNSNGDTATNHYHLYKEDIRLMKELGTKAYRFSIAWPRVFPDGTGSPNPKGLDFYKRLIDELSANGIEPFATLYHWDLPQALQDRVGGWTSRETPKAFANYAAYVAQQLGDRVKYFFTINECSRLVHLGHGLGGDAPGLKLPLSALNQVRHHVALGHGLAVQAIRALGRGGTKVGPAENVVSCIPAIETATNIRAAEIATRELNAGYMTVMMEGKYTDAYLEKAGNDAPKFTPEDLRIISSPVDFVGLNVYTPDHYVVAADSERGFTLAPFPASFPHMKADWLRPGPEAIYWVPRHVAKLWNVKSIYITENGTSGSDKPAADGTIYDVDRIMYLRNYLTQLQRATSEGVPVLGYFLWSLMDNFEWSDGYEQRFGIYHVDFETKRRTPKLSASFYRETIARNAVV, encoded by the coding sequence ATGTCGTTCAAGAGATTTTCCCGGCGGCAATTCGGCAGGATTGCAGGCTGGTCGGCGCTGGGGATGCCGATGCTGCCGGCGGCGTCGGGACTGGCACAAACGGATGCGCAAAGCGAGCCGCGAAACAGGCCCGCCCCTTCCGGCTTTCCAAACGGTTTTCTGTGGGGCACGGCGACCTCCGCCTATCAGGTCGAGGGCGCCGTCAACGAAGACGGTCGCGGCCCATCGATCTGGGACCGATTCGCCCACACGCGCGGGACGATTGCCGACAACAGCAACGGGGATACCGCGACGAACCACTACCACCTCTACAAGGAAGACATCCGGCTGATGAAGGAGCTGGGGACGAAGGCCTACCGATTCTCGATTGCATGGCCGCGCGTCTTTCCGGATGGGACCGGCTCGCCCAATCCGAAGGGCCTCGATTTTTACAAACGACTGATCGACGAATTATCGGCGAACGGCATCGAGCCGTTCGCGACGCTGTATCACTGGGACCTGCCGCAAGCACTGCAGGATCGCGTCGGCGGCTGGACCTCGCGCGAGACGCCGAAGGCATTTGCGAACTACGCCGCCTATGTCGCGCAGCAGCTCGGCGATCGGGTGAAGTATTTCTTCACGATCAACGAATGCTCCCGGCTCGTCCATCTCGGTCACGGCCTCGGCGGCGATGCGCCGGGCCTCAAGCTGCCGCTATCCGCCTTGAACCAAGTCCGTCATCATGTCGCGCTCGGCCACGGCCTTGCGGTTCAGGCCATCCGCGCGCTGGGACGGGGCGGCACCAAGGTCGGCCCGGCGGAGAATGTCGTGAGCTGCATTCCGGCCATCGAAACGGCGACCAACATCCGCGCCGCCGAAATAGCAACGCGCGAGCTCAACGCCGGCTACATGACCGTCATGATGGAAGGAAAATATACCGACGCCTATCTGGAGAAGGCCGGCAACGACGCGCCGAAATTCACCCCTGAAGATTTGCGCATCATTTCATCGCCGGTCGATTTCGTCGGGCTGAACGTCTATACGCCCGACCACTACGTCGTCGCCGCCGATAGCGAACGCGGCTTCACGCTGGCGCCCTTCCCGGCCTCGTTTCCGCACATGAAGGCGGATTGGCTGCGGCCCGGGCCGGAGGCGATCTACTGGGTGCCGCGGCATGTCGCCAAATTGTGGAATGTGAAGTCAATCTACATCACCGAGAACGGCACCTCGGGAAGTGACAAGCCGGCGGCGGACGGCACGATCTACGATGTCGATCGCATCATGTACTTGCGCAACTATCTGACGCAGTTGCAGCGCGCGACATCTGAGGGCGTGCCCGTGCTGGGATACTTTCTGTGGAGCCTCATGGACAATTTCGAATGGTCGGACGGATATGAGCAGCGCTTCGGCATCTATCACGTCGATTTCGAAACCAAGCGCCGCACGCCGAAACTGAGCGCGTCATTTTATCGCGAGACGATCGCGCGCAACGCGGTGGTCTAG
- a CDS encoding glycosyl hydrolase family 17 protein — MGAGPIGIRTPLALLFVSLGIVVGVWWWLATPVALTRAPIDDAAKLECVSYAPFRNEQTPHDPTLIVRPEQISEDLRELAKVSKCIRTYSIDNGLDKVPELASRVGLKVLLGIWLGRDRAKNAQLCDIAVSLAKDHPATVAAIIVGSEVLLRGDMTVGDLRQTIQSVKPRVSVPVTYADVWEFWLRYREVGADVDFVTAHFLPYWEDVPPRAEDAAAHVDDIRKQVVAAFPGKEILIGETGWPSFGRMRDGALASRVNQARFISEILERARRDKFRVNLFEAYDEPWKRRWEGTVGGYWGLFDGTERKLKYPAGVAISNYPFWKLQMAGGLLLCICIFTVAMFAPKHRPSPRLASWVAVAVSATSGGILLGIGVDKMLLESYGLGGWLVQGFMLMAAVTAPLLSTHALMSGRSLPSFLEVLGPPKGLTPLFMTNMLGITLIVTTLIAGETALSLIFDARWRDFPFAALTMAVVPFWTLAFLNGSKSGERPLSEAVFAGLFALSAVYVVLNEGFENWQAMWTGATYLLLGSALWRARTPATA; from the coding sequence TTGGGAGCAGGACCAATCGGCATTCGCACGCCGCTGGCGCTTTTGTTCGTATCGCTGGGCATCGTTGTCGGGGTTTGGTGGTGGCTCGCCACTCCCGTCGCGCTGACGCGTGCGCCGATCGACGATGCGGCGAAGCTGGAATGCGTCTCCTACGCGCCGTTCCGCAACGAGCAGACGCCGCATGATCCGACGCTCATCGTCCGTCCGGAACAGATCTCGGAGGACTTGCGCGAGCTCGCCAAGGTTTCCAAATGCATCCGGACCTATTCGATCGACAACGGGCTCGACAAGGTGCCCGAGCTGGCGTCCAGGGTCGGATTGAAGGTCCTGCTCGGCATATGGCTCGGTCGCGATCGCGCCAAGAACGCCCAGCTTTGCGACATCGCGGTCTCGCTGGCGAAGGATCATCCCGCGACGGTGGCGGCGATCATCGTCGGCAGCGAAGTGCTGCTGCGCGGCGACATGACGGTGGGCGACCTTCGCCAAACCATCCAGTCGGTGAAGCCGCGCGTGAGCGTGCCGGTGACCTATGCCGATGTCTGGGAGTTCTGGCTACGCTACCGCGAAGTCGGCGCCGATGTCGATTTCGTCACCGCGCATTTCCTGCCCTATTGGGAGGACGTGCCGCCGCGCGCCGAAGACGCCGCCGCGCACGTCGACGATATCAGGAAGCAGGTGGTGGCGGCCTTTCCCGGCAAGGAGATCCTGATCGGAGAGACCGGCTGGCCGAGCTTCGGGCGGATGCGCGACGGCGCACTGGCTTCCCGCGTCAACCAGGCACGGTTCATTTCCGAGATTCTCGAGCGGGCGAGGCGGGACAAATTCCGCGTCAATCTGTTCGAGGCCTATGACGAGCCGTGGAAGCGCCGCTGGGAAGGCACGGTCGGCGGCTATTGGGGACTGTTCGACGGGACCGAGCGCAAGCTGAAATATCCGGCTGGCGTTGCCATCAGCAACTATCCGTTCTGGAAGCTGCAGATGGCGGGCGGGCTGCTGCTTTGCATCTGCATATTCACTGTGGCCATGTTCGCGCCGAAGCATCGGCCGTCGCCGCGCTTGGCCTCGTGGGTCGCGGTCGCCGTATCCGCCACATCAGGCGGGATATTGCTGGGTATCGGCGTCGACAAGATGCTCCTCGAAAGCTACGGGCTCGGCGGCTGGCTGGTTCAGGGCTTTATGCTGATGGCGGCTGTGACGGCGCCGCTGCTGTCAACGCATGCGCTGATGTCGGGGCGGTCGCTGCCGTCGTTCCTCGAGGTGTTGGGGCCGCCCAAGGGCCTGACCCCACTGTTCATGACCAACATGCTGGGTATCACGCTGATCGTGACGACGCTCATTGCAGGCGAGACCGCGCTCAGCCTGATCTTCGACGCGCGCTGGCGCGATTTTCCGTTCGCCGCCTTGACCATGGCCGTGGTGCCGTTCTGGACGCTGGCTTTCCTCAACGGTTCGAAATCCGGCGAGCGACCGCTGTCGGAAGCCGTGTTCGCCGGGCTGTTCGCGCTTTCCGCTGTTTATGTCGTCCTCAACGAAGGCTTTGAGAACTGGCAGGCGATGTGGACCGGGGCAACCTATCTCTTGCTCGGCAGTGCGCTGTGGCGGGCGCGCACGCCAGCCACAGCTTGA
- a CDS encoding threonine aldolase family protein: MHYTPAPRDPKADPIRINLLSDTQTRPTPAMREAMARAEVGDEQIGDDPTVNLLCERVADLLGKEAAVFMPSGTMCNVAATLAHCRPGDELLAHATAHIIAREGGAHAALGGFQVTQLPGDGGQFTPQTFRAALHPRSRYQPPQTLVSVEQTANIGGGTIWKKAALDEVVEIAKANGLITHMDGARLLNACVATGISARDMAAGWDSAWIDFSKGLGAPIGGVIAGSRAFIDEVWRWKQRLGGSMRQAGICAAACVYALDHHVDRLADDHANARALARDLSQINGVEVQEPETNLVFFKPDGAGVAGEKMVEALRKRGILVAMMDGRIRACTYLEISADMIEETVGIVREIVRRA; this comes from the coding sequence ATGCACTACACCCCTGCCCCGCGCGATCCCAAGGCCGATCCCATCCGCATCAACCTGCTGTCGGATACGCAGACGCGCCCCACACCGGCGATGCGCGAGGCGATGGCGCGGGCGGAGGTTGGCGACGAGCAGATCGGCGACGATCCGACCGTGAACCTGCTGTGCGAACGGGTCGCCGACTTGCTCGGTAAGGAGGCAGCCGTGTTCATGCCCTCGGGCACGATGTGCAACGTCGCGGCGACCTTGGCTCATTGCCGGCCGGGCGATGAACTTCTGGCCCATGCGACCGCGCATATCATCGCCCGCGAAGGCGGCGCGCATGCAGCGCTCGGCGGCTTTCAAGTCACCCAACTGCCAGGTGACGGCGGACAGTTCACGCCGCAAACCTTCCGTGCCGCCCTGCATCCGCGCTCGCGCTACCAGCCGCCGCAGACCCTCGTCAGCGTCGAGCAGACCGCCAACATCGGCGGCGGCACGATCTGGAAGAAGGCCGCGCTCGACGAAGTCGTTGAGATCGCCAAGGCCAACGGCCTCATCACCCACATGGACGGCGCGCGGTTGCTGAATGCCTGCGTCGCGACCGGCATATCGGCGCGCGACATGGCCGCGGGATGGGATTCGGCCTGGATCGATTTCTCAAAAGGCCTCGGCGCGCCGATCGGCGGCGTCATCGCGGGCAGCCGCGCCTTCATCGACGAGGTCTGGCGCTGGAAGCAGCGGCTCGGCGGGTCGATGCGGCAGGCCGGCATCTGCGCTGCGGCCTGCGTCTACGCGCTCGACCATCATGTCGATCGCCTCGCCGACGATCACGCCAATGCGCGCGCTCTGGCGCGGGACCTGTCGCAGATCAACGGCGTCGAGGTGCAGGAGCCCGAGACCAACCTGGTGTTCTTCAAGCCTGATGGCGCCGGCGTTGCCGGCGAAAAGATGGTCGAGGCCTTGCGCAAGCGCGGCATCCTGGTTGCGATGATGGACGGTCGGATTCGCGCCTGCACCTATCTCGAGATCAGCGCTGACATGATCGAGGAGACGGTCGGCATCGTTCGCGAGATCGTACGCCGGGCCTAG
- the rpsD gene encoding 30S ribosomal protein S4: MTKRSEAKYKIDRRMGQNIWGRPKSPVNRREYGPGQHGQRRKGKLSDFGVQLRAKQKLKGYYANISERQFHGIYVEAGRMKGDTGENLIGLLERRLDTVVYRAKFVATMFAARQFINHGHIKVNGRRVNIPSYKLKPGDLVEIKEASKQLTPVLEASQLGERDVPDFIEADHSKMTAKFTRIPALSDVPFAVQMEPHLIVEFYSR; encoded by the coding sequence ATGACAAAGCGCAGTGAGGCGAAATACAAGATCGATCGCCGTATGGGCCAGAACATTTGGGGCCGCCCGAAGAGCCCCGTGAACCGCCGTGAATATGGCCCCGGCCAGCACGGCCAGCGCCGCAAGGGCAAGCTGTCCGACTTCGGCGTCCAGCTCCGCGCCAAGCAGAAGCTCAAGGGCTATTACGCCAACATCTCCGAGCGCCAGTTCCACGGCATCTATGTCGAGGCCGGCCGGATGAAGGGCGACACCGGTGAGAACCTGATCGGCCTGTTGGAGCGCCGTCTCGACACCGTGGTCTACCGCGCCAAGTTCGTGGCCACCATGTTCGCCGCCCGCCAGTTCATCAACCACGGCCACATCAAGGTGAACGGCCGCCGCGTCAACATTCCGAGCTACAAGCTCAAGCCCGGCGACCTCGTCGAGATCAAGGAAGCCTCCAAGCAGCTCACCCCGGTGCTGGAAGCCAGCCAGCTCGGCGAGCGCGACGTGCCCGACTTCATCGAAGCCGATCACTCCAAGATGACCGCGAAGTTCACCCGCATTCCGGCGCTGTCGGACGTGCCGTTCGCGGTGCAGATGGAGCCGCATCTGATCGTCGAATTCTATTCGCGCTGA